A genomic window from Bacillota bacterium includes:
- a CDS encoding cell division protein FtsZ, giving the protein RLLQVVDKNTSILDAFRLADDVLRQGVQGISDLITVPGLINLDFADVRTIMSSAGSALMGIGRASGSEDRAVKAARAAVSSPLLEASIQGARGILLNITGSSNLGLFEVNEAAQVVIEAADPEANVIFGAVIDDSLNDEVRVTVIATGFSGQPKEDHRPQAAQARPPSPEGDRKLEIKPLVSNDLEIPPFLRRR; this is encoded by the coding sequence CGCCTGCTCCAGGTGGTGGACAAGAACACGTCCATCCTGGACGCGTTCCGGCTGGCCGACGACGTCCTGCGCCAGGGCGTCCAGGGCATCTCGGACCTCATCACCGTGCCGGGCCTCATCAATTTGGATTTCGCCGACGTGCGCACCATCATGTCCAGCGCGGGTTCGGCGCTGATGGGCATCGGCCGCGCCAGCGGGTCGGAGGACCGGGCGGTGAAGGCCGCGCGGGCTGCGGTCTCGAGCCCGCTGTTGGAGGCCAGCATTCAGGGGGCCAGGGGTATCCTGCTGAACATCACCGGCAGTTCCAACCTCGGCCTGTTCGAGGTGAACGAGGCGGCCCAGGTCGTCATCGAGGCGGCCGACCCCGAGGCCAACGTCATCTTCGGGGCCGTCATCGACGATTCGCTCAACGACGAGGTGCGGGTGACCGTCATTGCCACCGGCTTTTCGGGCCAGCCCAAGGAGGATCACCGGCCGCAGGCGGCGCAGGCTCGTCCGCCGTCCCCGGAGGGTGACCGCAAGCTGGAGATCAAGCCGCTGGTGTCGAACGACCTGGAGATCCCGCCCTTCCTGCGCCGCCGCTGA